A DNA window from Brassica napus cultivar Da-Ae chromosome A4, Da-Ae, whole genome shotgun sequence contains the following coding sequences:
- the LOC106364509 gene encoding protein Brevis radix-like 1: MFTCINCTKMVDRDEEDEDVARGSTTPNTKEAVKSLTTQIKDMASKFSGASKQSKPPSGSSSSSLGKEQRKYPDLDTASDSVPYPYMGGGSTSSTPAWDVLSSPHHQVERADSRFTSVYGGERESVSAQSCDVVLEDDEPKEWVAQVEPGVHITFVSLPSGGNDLKRIRFSREVFDKWQAQRWWGENYDRIVELYNVQRFNRQALQTPGRSEDQSQRDSTYTRIESARESRDWTPRNNYRPPGGSSIPHQFYGASMDAARDEPPSLSNASEMQAEWVEEDEPGVYITIRQLPDGTRELRRVRFSRERFGEVHAKTWWEQNRDRIQTQYL; the protein is encoded by the exons ATGTTTACTTGCATAAACTGTACAAAAATGGTAGacagagatgaagaagatgaagatgtagCCCGTGGGAGCACTACTCCCAACACTAAAGAAGCTGTTAAAAGCCTAACTACACAG ATCAAAGATATGGCGTCAAAATTTTCTGGTGCTTCTAAACAATCCAAGCCACCCTCCGGCTCCTCAAGCAGCAGCTTGGGGAAAGAGCAGAGAAAGTATCCGGATCTCGACACTGCATCTGATAGTGTTCCATACCCTTATATGGGTGGTGGAAGCACTAGTTCCACTCCTGCTTGGGACGTCCTAAGCTCCCCTCACCATCAAGTTGAACGAGCAGATTCAAGATTCACATCAGTGTATGGCGGTGAACGCGAATCAGTCTCTGCTCAGTCGTGTGATGTGGTACTAGAGGATGACGAGCCAAAAGAGTGGGTGGCTCAAGTAGAGCCTGGTGTTCACATTACATTCGTCTCACTTCCTAGTGGAGGAAATGATCTTAAACGGATACGTTTCAG CCGGGAGGTGTTTGACAAGTGGCAAGCTCAGAGGTGGTGGGGTGAGAACTATGACAgaatagttgagctttacaatGTTCAGAGATTTAACCGGCAAGCTCTTCAAACCCCTGGTAGATCTGAAGACCAG TCGCAGAGAGATTCAACTTACACAAGAATAGAATCAGCAAGAGAAAGCAGAGACTGGACTCCAAGGAACAACTACAGGCCTCCAGGTGGTAGCAGCATCCCACATCAGTTTTACGGAGCTTCAATGGACGCAGCACGAGACGAACCGCCTTCCCTCAGTAACGCTAGTGAGATGCAAGCAGAGTGGGTTGAAGAGGACGAGCCTGGGGTTTATATTACCATCAGACAGTTACCAGACGGAACCAGAGAGTTACGCCGTGTCAGATTCAG
- the LOC106366967 gene encoding arabinosyltransferase XEG113-like isoform X2 codes for MVEGWRNGFREATNSKPLFVTIYATVIIGVLVSSFYVFSAIYSPTNGSTSWLSSPPLSTAGRIHKLPQENATSQLLPVALPPPAPEEEAQGKSSLGKIWVSPPKDKKMPPLEAFKLTKELFGERVKDNVIIVTFGNYAFMDFILTWVKHLTDLDLSNILVGAMDTKLLEALYWKGVPVFDMGSHMSTVDVGWGSPTFHKMGREKVILIDSVLPFGYELLMCDTDMVWLKNPLPYLARYPDADVLTSSDQVVPTVVDDSLDIWQQVSGAYNIGIFHWRPTESAKKLAKEWKDILIADDKVWDQNGFNEIVRRQLGPSVDGDSGLFYAYDGNLKVGILPASIFCSGHTYFVQAMYQQLRLEPYALHTTFQYAGTEGKRHRLREGMVFFDPPEYYDAPGGFISFKPSIPKSMLLDGNHTIESHFTLVNHQMKQIRSALAIASLLNRTLVMPPIWCRLDRLWFGHPGTLEGSMTRQPFICPLDHVFEVNIMLTEMPEEEFGPGIGIREYSFLDNPSLPKQVKESWLDVQLCQEGKEGCVASNITTPSGPLKFPKRSNEDTFKAIFSSFSDVKVIKFSSVEDAFTGFSDKEREERFRRRVKRYVGIWCCEENKTPGHIYYDMYWDEKPGWKPVPPQTPEEDHPPL; via the exons aTGGTGGAGGGTTGGCGAAATGGGTTTCGAGAGGCGACGAATTCGAAGCCTCTGTTCGTGACGATCTACGCGACGGTGATCATCGGCGTTCTCGTCTCCTCCTTCTATGTCTTCTCCGCTATTTACTCACCCACCAATGGCTCCACCTCCTGgctctcttctcctcctctctccA CTGCTGGTCGAATCCACAAACTTCCACAAGAGAATGCAACATCTCAGTTACTACCAGTTGCACTGCCGCCGCCAGCACCGGAGGAAGAAGCTCAAGGCAAATCATCACTGGGTAAAATCTGGGTGTCTCCTCCTAAAGACAAGAAGATGCCACCGCTTGAAGCCTTTAAACTGACTAAAGAGTTGTTTGGAGAAAGAGTGAAAGATAATGTGATAATAGTCACTTTTGGGAACTATGCTTTCATGGATTTCATCTTGACTTGGGTTAAACACTTGACTGATTTAGATCTCTCCAACATTCTAGTTG GTGCGATGGATACAAAGTTACTAGAGGCTTTGTACTGGAAAGGTGTTCCGGTTTTCGACATGGGAAGCCATATGAGCACAGTGGATGTAGGGTGGGGCTCCCCTACGTTTCACAAAATGGGAAGAGAGAAAGTTATTCTCATAGATTCTGTCTTGCCTTTTGGTTATGAGCTTCTAATGTGTGACACTGACATGGTCTGGCTTAAG AACCCTCTGCCTTATCTGGCTCGGTACCCTGATGCTGATGTTCTGACATCAAGCGATCAAGTTGTGCCTACTGTGGTGGATGACAGCTTGGATATATGGCAACAAG TTAGCGGGGCATACAACATAGGGATCTTCCATTGGCGTCCAACAGAGTCTGCCAAAAAGCTGGCTAAGGAATGGAAAGACATTCTCATAGCAGACGACAAGGTTTGGGATCAAAACGGGTTCAATGAGATCGTTAGGAGACAGCTAGGCCCATCAGTGGACGGTGACAGTGGACTCTTCTACGCTTATGATGGTAATCTCAAGGTTGGGATCTTGCCTGCTAGCATCTTCTGCAGTGGTCACACTTACTTTGTTCAG GCTATGTATCAGCAGCTCAGGCTAGAACCGTATGCGTTGCATACAACGTTTCAATACGCAGGTACTGAAGGAAAACGCCACAGGCTTCGTGAGGGGATGGTTTTCTTTGACCCACCAGAGTATTACGATGCTCCAGGAGGGTTCATTTCGTTCAAACCATCTATTCCAAAGAGCATGTTACTAGATGGGAATCATACTATTGAGTCACACTTTACACTCGTTAACCACCAA ATGAAACAGATCAGATCAGCGTTAGCCATTGCGTCTCTGCTAAACCGTACGCTG GTGATGCCACCAATATGGTGCAGGTTAGATAGGCTTTGGTTTGGACATCCTGGTACTCTTGAGGGATCCATGACACGGCAACCTTTCATCTGCCCTCTTGATCATGTATTTGAG GTTAATATCATGCTAACGGAGATGCCAGAGGAAGAGTTTGGGCCTGGGATTGGTATCAGAGAATATTCTTTTCTGGATAATCCATCATTACCGAAACAAGTTAAAGAGTCATGGCTTGATGTTCAGCTTTGTCAAGAAGGAAAAGAAGGATGCGTGGCATCGAATATCACAACCCCTTCTGGACCTCTTAAGTTCCCAAAGCGGAGCAATGAAGATACG TTCAAGGCGATTTTCTCTTCCTTCAGTGATGTCAAAGTGATCAAGTTCTCTTCAGTTGAAGATGCTTTCACTGGGTTCTCCGACAAG gagagagaagagagattcaGAAGACGGGTGAAGAGATATGTGGGGATATGGTGTTGTGAGGAGAACAAGACTCCGGGACATATTTACTATGATATGTACTGGGACGAGAAACCTGGTTGGAAACCAGTTCCTCCACAGACACCAGAAGAGGATCATCCTCCTCTTTGA
- the LOC106366967 gene encoding arabinosyltransferase XEG113-like isoform X1: protein MVEGWRNGFREATNSKPLFVTIYATVIIGVLVSSFYVFSAIYSPTNGSTSWLSSPPLSNVFVAAGRIHKLPQENATSQLLPVALPPPAPEEEAQGKSSLGKIWVSPPKDKKMPPLEAFKLTKELFGERVKDNVIIVTFGNYAFMDFILTWVKHLTDLDLSNILVGAMDTKLLEALYWKGVPVFDMGSHMSTVDVGWGSPTFHKMGREKVILIDSVLPFGYELLMCDTDMVWLKNPLPYLARYPDADVLTSSDQVVPTVVDDSLDIWQQVSGAYNIGIFHWRPTESAKKLAKEWKDILIADDKVWDQNGFNEIVRRQLGPSVDGDSGLFYAYDGNLKVGILPASIFCSGHTYFVQAMYQQLRLEPYALHTTFQYAGTEGKRHRLREGMVFFDPPEYYDAPGGFISFKPSIPKSMLLDGNHTIESHFTLVNHQMKQIRSALAIASLLNRTLVMPPIWCRLDRLWFGHPGTLEGSMTRQPFICPLDHVFEVNIMLTEMPEEEFGPGIGIREYSFLDNPSLPKQVKESWLDVQLCQEGKEGCVASNITTPSGPLKFPKRSNEDTFKAIFSSFSDVKVIKFSSVEDAFTGFSDKEREERFRRRVKRYVGIWCCEENKTPGHIYYDMYWDEKPGWKPVPPQTPEEDHPPL, encoded by the exons aTGGTGGAGGGTTGGCGAAATGGGTTTCGAGAGGCGACGAATTCGAAGCCTCTGTTCGTGACGATCTACGCGACGGTGATCATCGGCGTTCTCGTCTCCTCCTTCTATGTCTTCTCCGCTATTTACTCACCCACCAATGGCTCCACCTCCTGgctctcttctcctcctctctccA ATGTATTTGTAGCTGCTGGTCGAATCCACAAACTTCCACAAGAGAATGCAACATCTCAGTTACTACCAGTTGCACTGCCGCCGCCAGCACCGGAGGAAGAAGCTCAAGGCAAATCATCACTGGGTAAAATCTGGGTGTCTCCTCCTAAAGACAAGAAGATGCCACCGCTTGAAGCCTTTAAACTGACTAAAGAGTTGTTTGGAGAAAGAGTGAAAGATAATGTGATAATAGTCACTTTTGGGAACTATGCTTTCATGGATTTCATCTTGACTTGGGTTAAACACTTGACTGATTTAGATCTCTCCAACATTCTAGTTG GTGCGATGGATACAAAGTTACTAGAGGCTTTGTACTGGAAAGGTGTTCCGGTTTTCGACATGGGAAGCCATATGAGCACAGTGGATGTAGGGTGGGGCTCCCCTACGTTTCACAAAATGGGAAGAGAGAAAGTTATTCTCATAGATTCTGTCTTGCCTTTTGGTTATGAGCTTCTAATGTGTGACACTGACATGGTCTGGCTTAAG AACCCTCTGCCTTATCTGGCTCGGTACCCTGATGCTGATGTTCTGACATCAAGCGATCAAGTTGTGCCTACTGTGGTGGATGACAGCTTGGATATATGGCAACAAG TTAGCGGGGCATACAACATAGGGATCTTCCATTGGCGTCCAACAGAGTCTGCCAAAAAGCTGGCTAAGGAATGGAAAGACATTCTCATAGCAGACGACAAGGTTTGGGATCAAAACGGGTTCAATGAGATCGTTAGGAGACAGCTAGGCCCATCAGTGGACGGTGACAGTGGACTCTTCTACGCTTATGATGGTAATCTCAAGGTTGGGATCTTGCCTGCTAGCATCTTCTGCAGTGGTCACACTTACTTTGTTCAG GCTATGTATCAGCAGCTCAGGCTAGAACCGTATGCGTTGCATACAACGTTTCAATACGCAGGTACTGAAGGAAAACGCCACAGGCTTCGTGAGGGGATGGTTTTCTTTGACCCACCAGAGTATTACGATGCTCCAGGAGGGTTCATTTCGTTCAAACCATCTATTCCAAAGAGCATGTTACTAGATGGGAATCATACTATTGAGTCACACTTTACACTCGTTAACCACCAA ATGAAACAGATCAGATCAGCGTTAGCCATTGCGTCTCTGCTAAACCGTACGCTG GTGATGCCACCAATATGGTGCAGGTTAGATAGGCTTTGGTTTGGACATCCTGGTACTCTTGAGGGATCCATGACACGGCAACCTTTCATCTGCCCTCTTGATCATGTATTTGAG GTTAATATCATGCTAACGGAGATGCCAGAGGAAGAGTTTGGGCCTGGGATTGGTATCAGAGAATATTCTTTTCTGGATAATCCATCATTACCGAAACAAGTTAAAGAGTCATGGCTTGATGTTCAGCTTTGTCAAGAAGGAAAAGAAGGATGCGTGGCATCGAATATCACAACCCCTTCTGGACCTCTTAAGTTCCCAAAGCGGAGCAATGAAGATACG TTCAAGGCGATTTTCTCTTCCTTCAGTGATGTCAAAGTGATCAAGTTCTCTTCAGTTGAAGATGCTTTCACTGGGTTCTCCGACAAG gagagagaagagagattcaGAAGACGGGTGAAGAGATATGTGGGGATATGGTGTTGTGAGGAGAACAAGACTCCGGGACATATTTACTATGATATGTACTGGGACGAGAAACCTGGTTGGAAACCAGTTCCTCCACAGACACCAGAAGAGGATCATCCTCCTCTTTGA
- the LOC111215385 gene encoding precursor of CEP4-like — MVNRGCSTTILSGSLIILLVVQLHFETTTAARHAPFVSWSPPEPPKDDFVWYHKINRFKNIEQDAFRPTHQGPSQGIGHKSPPGAS; from the coding sequence ATGGTGAATCGTGGCTGTTCAACCACGATTTTGTCTGGTTCTCTTATAATTCTTCTGGTGGTACAACTACACTTTGAGACTACAACGGCAGCTCGACATGCCCCTTTTGTTTCCTGGTCACCACCTGAGCCGCCTAAAGATGATTTTGTGTGGTACCACAAGATCAACCGCTTCAAGAACATAGAACAAGATGCTTTCAGACCAACTCACCAAGGTCCTAGTCAAGGTATCGGACATAAGAGCCCTCCTGGTGCTTCTTAA
- the LOC106366966 gene encoding LRR receptor-like serine/threonine-protein kinase FEI 2, whose translation MGICVRNHCCSRLLFITFLSALTIVNDALSPDGEALVSFRSGVSKSDGGINQWRPEDPDPCNWKGVTCDSKTKRVVALNLDHQTLRGPLPPELGQLDQLRLLMLHNNALYGSIPAALGNCTALEGIYLQNNYLTGTIPSEMGNLSALKDLDISNNNLNGAIPVSLGQLEKLTTFNVSNNFLEGKIPSDSLLARFSKDSFIGNLNLCGKQIDVVCLDDRGNSSTGSTAGQGGKTVKLLISASATVGGLLLVALMGFWGCFLYKKLGIVESKSLAIDVSGGASIVMFHGDLPYASKDIIKKLEALNEEHIIGCGGFGTVYKLDMEDGNVFALKKIVKLNEGFDRFFERELEILGSIKHRYLVNLRGYCNSPTSKLLLYDYLPGGSLDEALHERGEQLDWDSRVNIIIGAAKGLAYLHHDCSPRIIHRDIKSSNILLDGNLEARVSDFGLAKLLEDEESHITTIVAGTFGYLAPEYMQSGRATEKTDVYSFGVLVLEVLSGKLPTDTSFIEKGYNVVGWLNFLISENRAREIVDRSCQGVETESLDALLSIATKCVSSSPDERPTMHRVVQLLESEVMTPCPSEFYDSSSD comes from the exons ATGGGCATCTGTGTGAGGAACCACTGCTGCTCAAGGCTTCTTTTCATCACTTTTCTTTCTGCACTCACGATTGTTAATGACGCGCTTAGTCCTGATG GTGAGGCGCTTGTGAGTTTTAGAAGTGGAGTTTCTAAATCTGATGGTGGCATCAATCAGTGGAGACCAGAGGATCCAGATCCCTGTAACTGGAAGGGAGTGACTTGTGATTCTAAAACAAAAAGAGTTGTAGCCTT GAATCTTGATCATCAGACGTTAAGGGGACCTTTACCTCCTGAGCTGGGACAGCTGGATCAGTTGAGGCTTTT AATGCTTCATAACAACGCTTTATATGGCTCAATACCTGCAGCATTGGGAAATTGCACAGCATTGGAGGGAAT ATACTTGCAGAACAATTACTTGACTGGGACAATCCCAAGCGAAATGGGAAACTTGTCTGCGCTTAAAGATCT GGACATCTCAAACAACAATCTCAATGGAGCTATCCCAGTTTCACTTGGGCAGTTGGAGAAGCTGACTACTTT CAATGTCTCAAACAATTTTCTGGAGGGAAAAATACCTTCTGATAGCTTACTCGCCCGATTTTCAAAGGACTC CTTCATTGGAAATCTTAATTTATGTGGAAAACAAATTGATGTGGTGTGCCTAGATGACAGGGGAAACTCTTCTACTGGGTCTACGGCAG GCCAAGGAGGTAAAACCGTTAAGCTGCTTATAAGTGCATCAGCTACTGTTGGTGGGTTGCTCCTAGTGGCGCTCATGGGTTTCTGGGGGTGCTTTCTTTATAAAAAGCTTGGAATAGTTGAGAGTAAAAGCCTTGCCATAGATGTCAGTGGAG GTGCGTCTATAGTGATGTTCCATGGAGATCTGCCATATGCTTCTAAAGACATTATCAAGAAACTGGAAGCTCTTAACGAAGAGCATATAATAGGCTGTGGAGGTTTCGGAACGGTTTACAAACTCGACATGGAGGATGGCAATGTTTTTGCGCTGAAGAAAATAGTAAAGTTAAACGAAGGGTTTGATAGGTTTTTCGAAAGGGAGCTTGAGATTCTTGGAAGCATCAAACATCGTTACCTCGTGAATCTACGTGGATACTGCAATTCACCCACATCAAAACTTCTCCTCTATGATTACCTTCCTGGTGGTAGCCTTGATGAAGCTCTTCATG AGAGAGGCGAGCAGCTGGATTGGGATTCACgagtaaatataataataggagCAGCGAAAGGGTTAGCatacttgcatcatgattgtTCTCCTAGGATCATCCACCGTGATATAAAGTCGAGCAACATTTTACTCGATGGGAATCTTGAGGCTCGAGTATCAGACTTCGGACTTGCCAAGCTGTTAGAGGATGAAGAATCTCATATCACAACCATTGTTGCAGGCACATTCGGTTACTTGGCTCCAG AGTATATGCAAAGTGGTAGAGCGACAGAGAAAACAGATGTATACAGTTTCGGAGTTTTGGTTCTGGAAGTCTTGAGCGGTAAACTCCCCACGGATACCTCCTTCATCGAGAAAGGCTATAACGTTGTTGGTTGG CTAAACTTCTTAATCAGCGAGAACCGTGCACGGGAGATTGTTGATAGAAGCTGTCAAGGAGTAGAGACAGAGAGTCTTGATGCTCTTCTATCCATAGCAACAAAGTGTGTGTCTTCAAGTCCAGACGAGCGTCCCACAATGCATAGAGTCGTCCAGTTACTTGAGTCCGAAGTTATGACTCCTTGCCCTAGTGAGTTCTACGATTCCAGCTCCGATTGA
- the LOC111199003 gene encoding uncharacterized protein LOC111199003 — MTTFVPLTKLRPFKDNWRIQVKCLHSWKQNTPFAGDTFEMVLADQWGNKIHATSKRSLMLRIQRVLPIDSWGVIEHVTVTPAGGQYRTTNYKYKMVIAEDAVLSRSDLADDRNFLSLANYEEIENGTKKQAFLIDVIGRIHELGDVQTVQVSAEDRKRVQFRLLDAEGNNLACCLWGTYAEQLEPFAGKDQTIICLIRFAKIKEFRGELQITNAFDASRLFLNPMIPELTQLTERLSNDDLSVALVQKPSGKKDGKKHLYNWNDAEIKTISEAAESTQVEICKIICTIEAIDTDWSWFYIGCNRHQKRVNKIPNVDYGRMTKKDKPLFRCEHCRSNINTVGPKFKLHLVVKDDSATCNLMLLGSVGKSIVAVDAEELWDGSYEEIEDPEILPEPILSLVGKSFCFGISITSDNVTNGSDTFVVLEVCSGDKVLTIETDSQSNSDMVTTSSTMSSGSAMMLDQISSDECPTPITKRKEDNYDLQDLTSSSKKQCIKIIKQEKNKND, encoded by the exons ATGACGACATTTGTTCCTCTCACTAAACTCAGGCCATTCAAAGATAACTGGAGAATTCAAGTAAAATGTTTACATTCATGGAAGCAAAACACACCTTTTGCAGGTGATACTTTCGAGATGGTGTTAGCAGATCAATGG GGTAACAAGATCCATGCTACTAGCAAACGATCTCTCATGCTACGGATTCAACGTGTCTTACCTATTGATTCATGGGGGGTTATTGAACACGTTACCGTCACTCCGGCTGGTGGTCAATATCGAACTACCAACTACAAATACAAGATGGTTATAGCAGAAGACGCTGTGCTGTCAAGATCAGATTTAGCTGATGATAGAAATTTCCTATCTCTTGCTAATTATGAAGAAATTGAAAATGGAACAAAAAAGCAAGCTTTCCTCATAG atGTTATAGGAAGAATTCATGAACTTGGTGATGTCCAGACTGTTCAAGTGTCTGCCGAAGACAGAAAGAGGGTTCAGTTTCGCTTACTTGATGCAGA AGGAAACAATCTAGCATGCTGTCTCTGGGGAACATATGCCGAGCAACTTGAACCGTTTGCTGGCAAAGATCAAACAATTATTTGTTTGATCAGGTTTGCAAAAATCAAGGAATTTAGAG GAGAGCTGCAAATCACTAATGCTTTTGATGCTTCACGTCTGTTCCTGAATCCCATGATCCCTGAACTTACCCAATTAACTGAaag GCTATCAAATGACGATCTCTCTGTTGCTCTGGTCCAAAAACCATCTGGAAAGAAGGATGGAAAAAAGCATTTATACAACTGGAATGATGCTGAGATCAAAACAATTTCAGAAGCAGCTGAGTCCACTCAG gTGGAGATTTGCAAAATCATATGTACTATTGAAGCAATAGATACAGATTGGTCTTGGTTCTACATTGGTTGTAACCGACACCAAAAACGTGTCAATAAGATTCCTAATGTGGATTATGGAAGGATGACAAAGAAAGATAAGCCTTTGTTTCGTTGTGAACATTGTCGTTCAAATATCAATACGGTTGGACCCAA attcaAGCTACATTTGGTTGTCAAAGATGACTCTGCAACATGTAATTTGATGTTGCTAGGCTCTGTTGGAAAGTCTATCGTTGCAGTGGATGCTGAAGAATTATGGGATGGCTCTTATGAGGag ATTGAAGATCCAGAGATACTACCAGAACCTATTCTTAGTTTGGTTGGAAAGTCTTTCTGTTTTGGTATTTCCATAACCTCAGACAATGTCACAAATGGTTCAGACACTTTTGTTGTTTTAGAGGTTTGTTCTGGAGATAAAGTTCTTACTATCGAGACTGACTCTCAATCTAATTCTGATATGGTCACTACTTCTTCCACCATGTCATCTGGATCA GCCATGATGTTGGATCAAATTTCATCTGATGAGTGTCCAACTCCTATAACAAAGCGCAAGGAAGATAATTACGACCTACAGGACCTAACATCTTCTTCTAAGAAACAATGCATCAAGATCATCAAACAAGAGAAGAACAAGAATGATTAG